GGCGGCCGATCCGAATCGCGACCAGAGCTATTTCCTGTTCTCGACCACGCCCGAACAGCTTTCCTTCCTGCGCTTCCCACTCGGTCACCTGCCGTCGAAGGACGCCACCCGCGCGCTCGCGGCGAAATACGGTCTCCCGGTCGCGGACAAGCCCGACAGCCAGGACATCTGTTTCGTGCCGAACGGAAATTACGCGCAGGTCATCGAGAAACTGCGCCCCGGCGCGGCGGAGCCCGGCGACATCGTCGACCATGAGGGCAAGCTGCGCGGCACGCATGACGGTGTCATCCATTACACGATCGGCCAGCGGCGCGGGCTCGGCATCGGGGGTCTGAGCGAACCGCTCTACGTGGTGAAACTCGACGTGGACACCCGGCGCGTGATCGTCGGGCCGAAGGAGATGCTCGCGACCCGGACGATCCCGGTGCGGGAGATCAACTGGCTGGGCGACGACCCCTTCACCTCGCGAGACGAATGGGTGCTCGACGTCAAGGTGCGGTCGACCCGTCCGCCGCGCGAGGCGATCGTGCGCCCGATCTCGGACACCGAGGCGGAGGTGGAACTGGTCGTGGCCGAGGAAGGCGTCTCGCCCGGACAGGCGTGTGTGTTCTACGATCCGGCCTCGCCGCGGATCTTCGGCGGCGGCTGGATCTGGAAAGGGCGCTGAGATGCGCTGGCTGGCGCTCTTCGGGCTTCTCCCCATCCCGGCACTGGCCGATGCGGCGCTCGAGTGTTCGCTCGATCTCGGCACGCAGGTGGAGATCGCCGACTGCGTCGCGGGGGTCGAGGAGCGGGCGCAGCGCGCGATGGAGCTCGAGCTGGGCTTCGCGCGGGAGGCGGCCGGGGAGCTCGACGACACGACCGGACGGGCGGTGGCGCTTCCTGCGCTCGAAACCGCGCAGGCGGCCTGGGAGAGCTACCGCGACACGCAGTGCGCCTTTGTCGGCGCGACCTATGGCGGCGGGTCGGGTGCGGGGATCGCGGAGCGGTCCTGCCGGATCGGGCTGACGCGGGCGCGCATGGGCGAACTGGCG
The nucleotide sequence above comes from Celeribacter indicus. Encoded proteins:
- the mnmA gene encoding tRNA 2-thiouridine(34) synthase MnmA, producing MHDGAYPLNSLGFPKPPSQTRVVVAMSGGVDSSVVAAQLAEEGYDVVGVTLQLYDHGAALAKKGACCAGRDIHDARRVAEEMGFPHYVLDYENVFRDAVIDEFADSYLAGATPVPCIRCNERVKFKDLLETAKDLDADCMATGHYIQRVMGATGPELHAAADPNRDQSYFLFSTTPEQLSFLRFPLGHLPSKDATRALAAKYGLPVADKPDSQDICFVPNGNYAQVIEKLRPGAAEPGDIVDHEGKLRGTHDGVIHYTIGQRRGLGIGGLSEPLYVVKLDVDTRRVIVGPKEMLATRTIPVREINWLGDDPFTSRDEWVLDVKVRSTRPPREAIVRPISDTEAEVELVVAEEGVSPGQACVFYDPASPRIFGGGWIWKGR
- a CDS encoding lysozyme inhibitor LprI family protein, with translation MRWLALFGLLPIPALADAALECSLDLGTQVEIADCVAGVEERAQRAMELELGFAREAAGELDDTTGRAVALPALETAQAAWESYRDTQCAFVGATYGGGSGAGIAERSCRIGLTRARMGELAQHLR